From one Lolium rigidum isolate FL_2022 chromosome 4, APGP_CSIRO_Lrig_0.1, whole genome shotgun sequence genomic stretch:
- the LOC124649315 gene encoding geranylgeranyl pyrophosphate synthase 7, chloroplastic-like, whose protein sequence is MAKVVPFLVHHVTPSPSLKLHFSPRNASLQFHARHSTTSVRCAVPTPTSNTPITNPTESQGEDLFSFDRYMASKAVTVNDALDRALPLVQPEGLSESMRYSLLAGGKRVRPMLAIAACEMVGGDEAAATPVACAVEMVHTMSLIHDDLPCMDDDDLRRGCPTNHVAFGVSTALLAGDALLSLSFEHIARGCVEHGVPADRALRAVAELANAVGTGGLAAGEVVDLASEGADVGLATLEYIHIHKTARLLEAAAVCGAIVGGAGEEDIESIRRYARYVGLLFQVVDDVLDVTQTSEQLGKTAGKDLATDKATYPKLMGVDGARAYAAELVASAEAELDRFDHARTQPLRHLARFIAYRQN, encoded by the coding sequence ATGGCCAAGGTCGTGCCCTTTCTCGTCCACCATGTCACCCCGTCGCCTAGTCTCAAGCTCCATTTTTCTCCAAGAAACGCTTCCCTCCAATTCCATGCTAGGCATTCCACCACCAGCGTACGGTGCGCTGTGCCGACTCCGACGAGCAACACCCCCATCACCAACCCCACCGAGTCACAGGGTGAGGATCTTTTCAGCTTCGACAGGTACATGGCGTCCAAGGCCGTGACCGTGAACGACGCGCTCGACCGCGCTCTGCCGCTCGTGCAGCCCGAGGGCCTCAGCGAGTCCATGCGCTACTCGCTCCTCGCGGGCGGCAAGCGCGTGCGCCCCATGCTCGCGATCGCCGCTTGCGAGATGGTGGGCGGCGACGAGGCTGCCGCCACGCCGGTGGCCTGCGCCGTCGAGATGGTCCACACCATGTCGCTCATCCACGACGACCTCCCGTGCATggacgacgacgacctccggCGCGGATGCCCCACGAACCACGTCGCCTTCGGAGTCAGCACCGCGCTCCTCGCGGGAGACGCGCTCCTGTCCCTCTCGTTCGAGCACATCGCCCGGGGCTGCGTGGAGCACGGCGTGCCGGCCGACCGCGCGCTCCGCGCCGTGGCGGAGCTCGCCAACGCCGTGGGCACGGGTGGGCTCGCTGCGGGGGAGGTGGTGGACCTGGCCAGCGAGGGCGCGGACGTCGGCCTGGCCACGCTGGAGTACATCCACATACACAAGACGGCGCGGCTCCTGGAGGCCGCGGCGGTGTGCGGAGCCATCGTCGGCGGAGCCGGCGAAGAAGATATCGAGAGCATCCGGCGGTACGCGCGTTACGTCGGGCTGCTGTTCCAGGTGGTCGACGACGTGCTGGACGTGACGCAAACATCCGAGCAGCTGGGGAAGACGGCCGGGAAGGACCTGGCGACCGACAAGGCGACGTACCCGAAGCTGATGGGCGTGGACGGGGCGCGCGCATACGCCGCCGAGCTTGTGGCGAGCGCCGAGGCAGAGCTAGACCGGTTCGACCATGCCCGCACCCAGCCGCTGCGCCACCTCGCGCGATTTATTGCCTACAGGCAGAACTGA